The Achromobacter deleyi region CGCGAACAGCTTCAGCGCGACCAGCGGACCCAGCAACAAGCCCGCGAGCAGGGGCAACGCGATCAACAGGCGCGCCAGCAGCAGCAACGTGAACAACAGGTCCGGCAACAGGACCGCGATCGGCAGCAGCATGAGCAGCAGACACGTCAGCACCAGCAACGCGAACAGCAGGTCCGCCAGCAGCAACAGCAGCAGCAGCAACAACAACGGCAGCAGCAACAGCAACAACAGCAACAGCGGCAGCAACAGCAACAACAGCGGCAACAGCAACAGCAGCAGCAACAACAGCAGCAACAACAGCAGCGTGACCAGTCTCGCGGCGGCGGCGACGGCAATGGCCGTGGCGGATCCGGCCGCGACTGAACTGGACCCCCGCCATCCGCGCGGCTACAGTAACCCCCTTGCCGCGGCGTGCCCGCGCGGCGCCCCGACTCTAGGAGATTCCAATGAAGCGCCTTGCCCCCTGGTTACTGCTATGCGGCCTTCTGGCCGGCCCGTCGGCGCAGGCCGCGCTGAACGTGGGCGCGCCCGCACCCGACTTCAGCACTCAGGCTTCGCTGGGCGGGAACGTCTTCACCTTCAAGCTGAACGAGGCGCTCAAGCAAGGGCCGGTCGTGCTGTACTTCTTCCCGGCCGCATTCACGCAGGGCTGCACGATCGAAGCGCACAACTTCGCCGAAGCCACTGACGAGTACAAATCGCTGGGCGCCACCGTCATCGGCGTGTCGACGGACAACATCGACACGCTCAACAAGTTTTCGGTGAGCGAATGCCGCAGCAAGTTTGCCGTTGCGGCGGACGGCGACGGCAAGATCATGAAAGCCTATGACGCCGTGCACGACAAGCGCCCGGAATACGCGCAGCGCGTGTCCTATGTGATCTCGCCGGAAGGCAAGATCCTGTATGAATTCACGGACATGAGCCCGGAATCGCACGTGACCAACACGATGCGCGCCCTGCGCGCCTGGAAGGCGAAGCAGTAGGTCCCAGGGCCTGTGCGAGGCTCCTTTGAGTGTGAACAGGCCCTAGTTGAAAGGCCACACCGTGGGATGCGTGCCGGGCGGGCTGGACGGCCGCGTCCAGCGGGCAGGCGTCGCGGAAAAGCGGGCGGCGTGACGCAAGGCGACCAGTTCGCCAAAACCCGACGGCATCGTTTCCAGCAAGCCATCGAAGCCGGGCGTGGGACAGGCCAGCCCACCGTCCACCCGGCCCAGGCCGCGCAGCCAGTGCGCGGTCTGCGCCAGGGACACCCGCACATGCCAGCTTCCGCCTTCGGTCGCCTGGCGGGCCAAGGCCACTTGCGCCCCGAATGCCATCAGGTAGCCCGACGCATGATCCAGGATCTGCATAGGCAGCGGCTTGGGCGCTTCCTGGCCGGCGGCCTGTGCTTCCGCATGATTGAAGCCGGTTGCCGTCTGCACCAGGGAATCGAAACCCCGGCGGTTGGCCCACGGGCCAGAATTGCCGTAGGCGGTAAGGGATACGTAGACGATGCCCGGCCGGATCCGCGCCGCATCCTGCGCGCCGAAACCCAGGGCCTGCAACCCGCCGGGACGATAGCCCTGCACGAATACGTGGGCGCTGCGCAGCAGATTGCCCACCGCGATGCGGCCGTCGGCCGTGTCCAGGTCGGCCAGCAGGGACAGCTTGCCCCGGCTGGTGTCGATGATGTTGTCGATATTGGGCAGTTGCGGGGAATTGACCAGCATCACGTCGGCGCCATAGGCGGCCAGCGCCCTGCCGCAAACAGGTCCGGCAATGATGCGCGTCAGGTCCAGCACCCGGATGTCCTTGAGCGGGCGGGCATCCTGCCCATACTTGGGCAAGGGCCGCGGATCGGCCTCGCCGATGCGCTCGATGGTCAGCAGGGGCTGCGCGGCTATCGCCTGGCCCTGCGCATGGCGGTCCCATTCGTCGAAGGTGCGCATGGCGGACACCACCATGCCGGCATCCGCCGCGACCTGCTCGAAATCGAAGGCCTTCCAGCGGCTCAGCGCAAGCTCCACGGCCTCGCGCGTGGCGCCGTCGCCGGTGGGGCACCCCAGCAGCGCCAGGGCCCCGTCGCGGTGATGGGCAAAGTTGGCGTGGATGCGCACCCAGCCGCCGTCGCCGCACCGGTACACCCCGGAGATCGGGTCCCAGGGATTGGGCGCAATGCCATTGATCGTGAAATGACTGCGGCATTCCTGCGCCGCATGCAGCATGTCCACGCTGACCTGCTGCCGGGCGCCACCGCGCAGGTGCCAGATTTCAGCCGCGGCCAATGCCGCCGCAGCCATGCTGGCCTGCGCCGCGGTACCGACGGCGAAGGACGAAGGAAGTACAGGGTCCGCACCGGTCAGCACGACATGC contains the following coding sequences:
- a CDS encoding CoA transferase; this encodes MGNLMDLRPSFLRGRTPAGTTSRDVLQKLWRSVDLPDESLEHVVLTGADPVLPSSFAVGTAAQASMAAAALAAAEIWHLRGGARQQVSVDMLHAAQECRSHFTINGIAPNPWDPISGVYRCGDGGWVRIHANFAHHRDGALALLGCPTGDGATREAVELALSRWKAFDFEQVAADAGMVVSAMRTFDEWDRHAQGQAIAAQPLLTIERIGEADPRPLPKYGQDARPLKDIRVLDLTRIIAGPVCGRALAAYGADVMLVNSPQLPNIDNIIDTSRGKLSLLADLDTADGRIAVGNLLRSAHVFVQGYRPGGLQALGFGAQDAARIRPGIVYVSLTAYGNSGPWANRRGFDSLVQTATGFNHAEAQAAGQEAPKPLPMQILDHASGYLMAFGAQVALARQATEGGSWHVRVSLAQTAHWLRGLGRVDGGLACPTPGFDGLLETMPSGFGELVALRHAARFSATPARWTRPSSPPGTHPTVWPFN
- a CDS encoding peroxiredoxin — encoded protein: MKRLAPWLLLCGLLAGPSAQAALNVGAPAPDFSTQASLGGNVFTFKLNEALKQGPVVLYFFPAAFTQGCTIEAHNFAEATDEYKSLGATVIGVSTDNIDTLNKFSVSECRSKFAVAADGDGKIMKAYDAVHDKRPEYAQRVSYVISPEGKILYEFTDMSPESHVTNTMRALRAWKAKQ